Within Spinacia oleracea cultivar Varoflay chromosome 4, BTI_SOV_V1, whole genome shotgun sequence, the genomic segment GGAATGTACTGGAAAAAAACTTGTCAAACTCTTTTGAGATGTATAATCAAATCATAGGAGATTTTCTTGATAAATATTTACATATTGTCCTCCAAACGAAGTGTCTTAACTCTGCAATGCCCTCCGTTGTGATATTTGGCAGAGTGTTAAGCAGTTGAAGGTGGACACAGATGCTACAAGTAGACGTAAACGTAAGTGAAATGCAACAGAACAGCATTTTGGTGTTTAACTGAGACCACTAGCTTAACTGCAGACATTGTTCTACTTAAGTTAAGAATCAAGCCTGCAGTAATAAACTAATAACAGACTACTTTTGGTGTTTAGCCCAGCTATAGAGATGCTTGAAATCGTGGAATGTGATCTAGAAAAGCCTGGTCAGATTGCTCCCGCACTAGGTAGAGCTTCAGTGGTCATCTGTTGCATCGGTGCCAGTGAGAAGGAAATTTTTGACGTGACTGGACCCTATCGTATTGATTTTATGGCTACCAAAAACCTCATCGATGCAGGCAAGTCAGCagttaatttaataaactttggTTTTGGCATTGCTCGTATTTGTGAGATTCTCATGTGGAACCTCTTGTTTCAAATAAATTTGTAAAATGTAGAGTCATACATGTGGAACTTACATATTTATGGTACTCAATCCCAATGATAGTGTCAACTGTCAAGTATACACTTGAATCATTCCATATTGCATTGATCAATTACCCCTGTAAACTGAAACCTACACGTCAGGCAATTAAAGAACCAACAATTTGCTAGACAGAGTTATCAAAGGATTGTTCTCTTATTCCCTTCACACAAAAAAATAAAGGATTGTTCTCTTATAGTGAAGCAAAAAGATTCATTATCCTTTGTCTTTGCATCAAAATGGGCTATATTAAAATGAATTATTAAACTATCTGCTCTTCTTTCTTTCTATGAAGTAGTAGATGGTTGTTAGATCAGGATCAATGGGAATATTGCAGGGTTTAAACTGTTTATATCTGACACCCTTACCCTCCCATTGGTAGGAGCCTCTTAAGAGTTAGGCTGATGTTATTATTGTTCTGTTTGAGTTTGAAGAAATGCATTTCTTAGAGGATTTTTCCATTGATAACACCTCATGATAGTTCTTGACTATCTGACATGCAGCAACTGTTGCAAAAGTTGACCATTTTATTCTGCTTACTTCATTGGGTACGAACAAGGTTGGATTCCCTGCAGCCATATTAAAGTAAGAAGATAAGTTGTGTACTTTCTGAATTTTACAAAGATTTGAGCTAAATAAGAGAAAAGTGTTTTACCATGTATTGATCTCGGAAGTTACTCTCTTCTTCCTTCTCTAGTTTGTTTTGGGGAGTGCTTTGCTGGAAGAGGAAAGCAGAAGAAGCGCTAATAGCTAGTGGTCTACCCTACACAGTCAGTGCTACTGTACAAGATTAGGAGTTCTGTTCTTCCTTTATCATTCATTATCTAATGAATGTACATAACTTTATACAGATAGTGAGGCCGGGAGGTATGGAAAGGCCTACTGATAGTTACAAGGAAACTCATAACCTGACCCTTGCACAGGAGGACACTTTGTTTGGGGGCCAAGTCTCAAATCTGCAGGTATACTAATTGTACTCCTTGCTATGTGATGTATCCCTCATTCATCAAAGGGGATTTTTGGTCTAAGTGTCTAACGTTGTCCTAATCTTGTTAGATATTTTAGGCAATTTAACTGCACTTGTTGCTTTGACTTGTTAACTTATGGAAGATGTTTCTGAAGATTTTTGTTAGTGAATGTCCTAAACTTCGTCTTTCCTTGATAATGAATCTTTATCAGTTAATTGCAGGTGGCAGAACTCTTGGCATCCATGGCACAAAACCGGAGCCTTTCTTACTGCAAAATAGTGGAAGTAGTTGCTGAAACAACTGCACCATTAACTCCTATGGCTGAGCTCCTTGTGAAGATCCCATCTAAAAGGGAAGTCTTGCAGAAACCAGAGGTAACCACCCCTCTCTcaagtaaagaaaaagaaatctgGAATGAGTATCCTTAACAACTCATCCGTTGATTCTCTGTTCAGAACTTCACTTAGTTTCACTTCAGCTGTGAAAGGAACCCATGACAGTGCAGTTTGAGGAAGTTTTAagtaaaattttgattttctatATTGGctcaaaatttaaataaattgaaattagaaaattcaTAAAGCTAGAGAAAAGTTGTGATTCTGATTGTCTCAGAACATGCAAACCTAACAGTAGTTCTTTTAGTTTGGTTTAGGCTTGCAGTTCTTTTGACCTTCAATTGACATTGATCAAGAAATATACTAGTAGCATTTGTTTTCTAGGAGTATTTGTAGTTGTATGGATGATTTAGTAAACAAGCTCTCTTCTTAGCTGATAATAAGATTTCGTGAGCGAATAAATTAGTGGCATACGCGTAAAACTATTCTAGTGAATTTCATGAGCTAGCATCTTCGTTCTCTTGGATTGGTTTGATTACATTGAGTAGGGGGTCTATTCTATTGCTAAAATTCAGCCATATGTTGAATTTTCCAACATTGAGGAGTCAGGTCCCAATACCATTTAGTGGGAGGGTGGGAGGCCTGGGAGTTGTGGGATTCAATAAGACGGATTTTCAATTGACACATTTTGTTTTCCAAAGTTTTAGTAATTCAAAGGGAAAAAAATGGCGTTTTTTCGCTTGTTTTGTTTGTAGGTCATTACCCCTTAGATTCTCTCTACTACATCCTCTATTTACTTTGGGATGGGGGAATTACTCTTATCTAGGAATGACTGTGATAAGAAATTATCTTGCATAATCAGATACCAGAAGCTCCTAAGACATCTGGAGCCTCACCAGAAACGAGCACGGTAACTGAGGCAACAAGCATTCTTAAAGAGGAGGAACTCCCAAAAGAAAAATTAGAGGCAAGCCCTTCACATTTCTGCTCCTACAATCCTATATTCCTATCTAATATAGGTAGTTTTGGCCAATCATCTTCTCACCAATAGTTTTCATTTTCAGGAACAGGATCCTACAACTAAGCCGCTTGAAGCTGAATCTTCCAAAAGTTTCACCACCGAGATACCAACTGATGTAATTGCGAAGGAATCAGTTGTAGATGGAAGCATGCAGTCCAGGCCTTTGTCTCCATTTACTATGTAAGCTTATGCTATCATCCAGACACAGTTTATGGCTTAAGTTAATCATCTAACACCCTTCTGATGATGACTCCGTCAATGATTAATTTCAGGTATGATGACTTAAAGCCACCTTCTTCTCCATGCCCAACAACTCCTAGTTTCCCTAGTGATCAAGGAAAGCAAACTGGACCTGTTTCTACAGATACATCAACCAGTATTCCAGAAACAGAGGCTGATACTGCTGACACAGCTACCGTGGAATTGCAGAAAACGCAGCCTCTTTCTCCTTATACAGCGTAAGTTATAACACCCATTGTATTTGGCTTATGCTAGCAAAAACACCCttaacttttttgtttttttcaaaCAGTTATGAGGATCTGAAACCTCCCAGCTCTCCAAGCCCGTCTCCTCCTGGTAATTCTCGTGTATCTTTGGAGACCTCAAAAACTGTGGATGGTGTACCACAGAATATCGAAGGGAATGGAGCCTTGGCAGAAGATGTTCAGCAGGAATTGATTTTTTACCACTCACCATACGCTGCGTAAGTTTGTACATCACGTATTGATATATATTTTGTGGGTGGTGAAGTTTTGTGATTGACTGGTATTAGTGTTTTTGTACTTTGTAGTATAATTTAATAGCATGTGAAGAAACAAGATTCTCATAGGTGACAAGAAGCATGAATATTCATGGAATAATGAGGGGACTACTCTTTTGAGTTCATGTGCATGCATCTTTCCCCTGCATATGATCTACTTTCCTAACTGCTTCagtaaaaaatgaaaatttcaatGGTGCCCAATCTGTCCATTGTAGTTTGTCTTCATTTTCCTACGTCTTTGCAACGCCTTCTTAGTTCTTACTTAAAAAATTTCTTCATGTCAGTTAGCTAGTTAGTAGTTGGCTTTGATCTTTACACTCAGCATTTGACATTTAACTAACAAACAAAATAAGGCATTTCTCTTTTCCTCGCAGTTATGAAGATTTGAAGCCCCCTACTTCACCAACACCTGCAGCTCCTAGTTCATTGACCAATTCCATGACCTCGGCTGGTGCTGAATCTCAGACGGCTAGTTTGTCCAATAATGGTGCAGTTGAACCTGTACAAGAAAACGACGCAGAGGACGAGCAGACTTCATTACAGCCAAAGCCGAGACCACTTTCGCCGTATACTATGTGAGTTGATCAATATTCAATCTTTTTTTCACTTTGATATgtgctttttctttttcccaTTATAGAAGAGGTTTTCCGATGTTGCTAGTTTATTAGGGTAGCAGACACACAACCTAGGAGCAGGATGCCCTGTCTCCAACTATTCAACTAATATGAATGCTGGGAATTCGTAGCTGAAATTCCATAAAGCTTGGCCAACTTTTGTAGAGTCTTCTGCAAAACCGTGTTTTAATTATCTGCAACTTGCATTCTATCATGAAAATTTTAGCATAATGCTGATATTTGTGTACATACCTctacttttttctttctttttctgtcAAGTGATATAAACGTTCTTCATGCCACTTAGCTAGTTAGTAATTGGCTTTGATCTTTACAAAGCATTTGGCAGTTAATGCTAATAGAAAAAAGAAGTCATCTCTATTTACCTTGCAGGTATGAGGATTTGAAGCCCCCTACTTCACCAACACCAACAGCTCCTATATTGGCCACTTCCATAACCTCGGCTGTTGCTGAATCTCAGACGGCTAGTTTGTCAAATAATGGTGCAGTTGAACCTGTCGAAGAACACGATGCAGAGGATAAGCAGACTTCCATACAGCCAAAGCCAAGACCACTTTCGCCGTATGCTATGTGAGTTGATCAATATTCACTCTTTTTTTCCATTAGAGAAGTGGTTTTCCCATGTTGCTAGTTTGTCAGGCTAGCAGACTCACAACATACAACCCAGGAACAGGTTTCCCTGTCTCCATTTCAGGATATTGTCTTGTTTACCTGCTTATAACTCACTATATCTAGTAATTATTCAAGACAATTCACTATAGACTCGAATATGGATGCTTTATTTAGTAAATTGCCTACAGTTAATGCGTACCTGTATATAGTGACTAGGATCTCAACATTTATcctttcttcacgtaaataatTAAGGAGTGCCCCTCAGTAAACTGTGAATGCACAATCAATTGAGATTTTCTTGATGGCATTTGTTGTTGCAATTTTGAGACCTTTGTGTAAAACTGTTGCTTCTGCGGTGAAGGAGGTGTTGACTCAGGTTAGAAATGTAAGTCGCTGTAAATTTGTGGTTGGGTGTCAATTTTGCGTCCGCAGAGAGATAATTATTTGTTGGCTGGCTAAAAGGTGGTCTTTTAGAAGCCAATATGttatattttttccatttccAACTTTCCTCCTTACTACTTTTCAGATAATTTCTCTATGAGCAAGAATGTGTCTTCAGATGATGGAGTCTTTCTGTTTAGGTTTGTGTTAAAAAAGGTAGTCTGTAAAAAAGGTAGGTGTGTAAATATTTTCCAACTCAAATTTGACAAGAATGCTCTGTTTAGAGGGTTGGTTTTTCGGACCCTCGGTTTTCGCTGGCATTTAAAGCTAATCAGGAAAAAAAAGTCATCTCTATATTTACCTTGCAGGTATGAAGATTTGAAGCCCCCTACTTCACCAACACCAACAGCTCCTATATTGGCCTCTTCCATAACCTCGGCTGTTGCTGAATCTCAGACAGCTAGTTTATCAAATATTGGTGTAGTTGAACCTGTCGAAGAACACGATGCAGAGGATAAGCAGACTTCCATACAACCAAAGCCAAGACCACTTTCGCCGTATACTATGTGAGTTGATCAATATTCAATCCTTTTTTCACTTTTAagatgtttttgtttttattttttataattagaGAAGAGGTTATCCCATGTTAATTGCTAGTTTATTAGGCTAGCAGACTCACAACATGCAACCTAGGAGCAAGATTCCCTGTCTTCATTTCAGGGTATTGTTTTCGTGCTTATGACACACTGGCTAGTAATTATTCAAGACAATTTACGAACTATAGACTCTAGTATAGATTGATGCTTAAAATGGTAAATTGCCTACAGTTAGTTTATGGCTTTATGCATATCTGCGTATAGCAAGTAGGATGTCAATAGTTTTCCTTTCTTTATGTAGATAAGGAGTGCCTTTCAGTAGGATGTCAACTCTTATACCTAGGAATGTGCTCAACCCAAGACCAAAGCTATACAAGATTTGCTAATTACTCCGTAATTCTTAATGCAAAACTAATTTTgtaattatctgaacttaactaaactcatctgaacttattttatctgaaaaaacttattctgtctgaaataaacttatttgtgtgtgaaagtatctgaaaaaaaatctgaaaaaaaaactttttttttctgaacttaccgaacttaactgaacttaatattatatgaacttaactgaacttaccaaacttaattgaacttatattatat encodes:
- the LOC110806252 gene encoding protein TIC 62, chloroplastic gives rise to the protein MQNSLSISSQMELRSLQHSSSPLTNLPTSLLFRSNLVKRCYLYDQFIKFSSSVKYPGARFQKLHIKAQLSTGATRFSSSTVEATTESLDSKDEDVVFVAGATGKVGSRTVRELLKLGYRVKAGVRSAQRAESLVQSVKQLKVDTDATSRRKPIEMLEIVECDLEKPGQIAPALGRASVVICCIGASEKEIFDVTGPYRIDFMATKNLIDAATVAKVDHFILLTSLGTNKVGFPAAILNLFWGVLCWKRKAEEALIASGLPYTIVRPGGMERPTDSYKETHNLTLAQEDTLFGGQVSNLQVAELLASMAQNRSLSYCKIVEVVAETTAPLTPMAELLVKIPSKREVLQKPEIPEAPKTSGASPETSTVTEATSILKEEELPKEKLEEQDPTTKPLEAESSKSFTTEIPTDVIAKESVVDGSMQSRPLSPFTMYDDLKPPSSPCPTTPSFPSDQGKQTGPVSTDTSTSIPETEADTADTATVELQKTQPLSPYTAYEDLKPPSSPSPSPPGNSRVSLETSKTVDGVPQNIEGNGALAEDVQQELIFYHSPYAAYEDLKPPTSPTPAAPSSLTNSMTSAGAESQTASLSNNGAVEPVQENDAEDEQTSLQPKPRPLSPYTMYEDLKPPTSPTPTAPILATSITSAVAESQTASLSNNGAVEPVEEHDAEDKQTSIQPKPRPLSPYAMYEDLKPPTSPTPTAPILASSITSAVAESQTASLSNIGVVEPVEEHDAEDKQTSIQPKPRPLSPYTMYDDMKPPSSPMPSPGNH